A window from Verrucomicrobiota bacterium encodes these proteins:
- a CDS encoding CusA/CzcA family heavy metal efflux RND transporter, with protein MVQTKISGNLMSLGAVDFGLIIDGAVVMVENIIRHLAHRQRELGRVLSVKERCHEVLIAAKEVGSPMFFGMLIVTVVYIPILALTGIEGKMFKPMAITVMMALVGALVLALTLMPVLCSYFLGGKIEERDSRLVTFFKNIYTPLLLRALRRRWIFVSGALILFIASLFILNRMGKEFIPQLDEGSFATHMIRTTSIGLDKSVEMQIASEKVLLKKFPEVTYTFSRIGTAEVATDPMGVNVSDSYIFYKPQNEWTTARSKEELAGLMSKELGIQVPGQAYLFSQPIEMRFNEILEGTRADIAVKVFGDQYDEIERIATEVREILEKVPGSAEVEFDALGKAPLLEISPDREAMKRYNVHVSEINEAVSTALAGMESGVVIDGNRRYPVVVRLPEDIRNDMQVMKSLPVRTSEGGLLTLGQVAEFTVGEKVNSISRELGQRRAAIMVNLRGRDVTSWVEEAREKTDQIKLPPGYRIEYGGQFKNYIEASRRLMVIVPLSLALIFILLFFSFGSLRQAALVFLCIPLAVTGGVLSIWLRGMPFTISAAIGFIALSGIAVLNGVMLVSFINQLREQGKSIRDAVVEGTLTRLRPKLMTAMVAALGFLPMAFASGAGAEVQQPLATVVIGGIITSTFLTLIILPILYDWMETLIERKSL; from the coding sequence CCCATCGGCAGCGTGAGCTCGGGCGTGTCCTGAGTGTCAAAGAGCGTTGCCATGAGGTTCTCATCGCTGCCAAAGAGGTGGGTAGCCCGATGTTTTTTGGGATGCTCATCGTGACGGTGGTGTACATACCCATACTCGCTCTGACGGGTATCGAGGGGAAAATGTTCAAGCCCATGGCTATTACCGTCATGATGGCATTAGTCGGTGCGCTTGTGCTGGCCCTGACCTTGATGCCTGTTTTGTGTTCTTACTTTCTCGGCGGGAAGATCGAGGAAAGGGATAGTCGTCTGGTCACATTTTTTAAAAACATATACACTCCACTATTGCTCAGAGCGCTCCGTCGCCGGTGGATATTTGTCAGTGGAGCCCTCATTTTATTTATTGCATCTTTATTCATTTTGAACCGAATGGGCAAGGAATTCATTCCCCAGCTCGATGAAGGATCTTTCGCCACACACATGATCCGCACTACAAGCATCGGCCTGGATAAATCGGTGGAAATGCAAATAGCCTCAGAAAAAGTGCTGCTCAAAAAGTTCCCGGAGGTCACCTATACCTTTAGCCGCATTGGGACCGCGGAGGTGGCGACAGACCCCATGGGGGTGAATGTTTCTGATAGCTACATTTTCTATAAGCCACAGAACGAGTGGACTACAGCCCGGAGCAAAGAGGAGTTGGCTGGTCTGATGAGCAAAGAACTCGGGATTCAGGTTCCCGGGCAGGCTTACCTTTTTTCCCAGCCCATCGAAATGAGGTTTAATGAAATTCTGGAGGGTACGCGTGCGGATATCGCCGTGAAAGTTTTTGGGGATCAGTATGATGAAATCGAGAGGATCGCCACAGAGGTCCGCGAAATTCTTGAGAAAGTGCCAGGGTCTGCCGAGGTGGAGTTCGACGCACTGGGTAAAGCTCCCCTGTTGGAAATATCTCCCGACCGTGAAGCGATGAAACGTTATAACGTCCACGTTTCCGAAATCAATGAGGCCGTTTCCACCGCACTGGCAGGGATGGAAAGTGGTGTGGTCATCGACGGGAATCGGCGTTATCCGGTGGTCGTCCGGTTACCTGAGGATATCCGCAATGACATGCAGGTGATGAAATCGCTGCCGGTGAGGACCTCTGAGGGAGGACTCTTAACCCTCGGACAGGTCGCTGAGTTTACAGTCGGGGAAAAGGTGAACTCAATTTCCCGTGAGCTAGGTCAGAGACGGGCGGCAATCATGGTCAACCTACGGGGCCGGGATGTGACAAGCTGGGTCGAGGAGGCCCGTGAAAAAACCGATCAGATCAAGCTCCCCCCAGGTTATCGCATCGAGTACGGAGGCCAGTTTAAAAACTATATTGAGGCATCGAGACGATTGATGGTTATCGTTCCTCTGTCCCTGGCACTGATCTTCATTCTGCTATTCTTTAGTTTCGGTTCTCTGCGTCAGGCGGCGCTCGTCTTTCTCTGCATTCCTTTGGCTGTGACGGGAGGTGTCCTCTCTATCTGGTTACGCGGTATGCCCTTTACCATTTCGGCGGCGATTGGATTTATCGCACTCTCTGGTATCGCCGTACTTAATGGTGTGATGCTTGTTTCTTTCATTAACCAGCTACGCGAACAGGGCAAATCCATCCGTGACGCCGTGGTAGAAGGGACGCTGACCCGTTTACGCCCAAAGCTAATGACCGCGATGGTCGCCGCGCTGGGCTTTCTGCCGATGGCCTTTGCAAGCGGGGCAGGTGCTGAGGTGCAGCAGCCTCTGGCCACGGTAGTGATCGGAGGAATCATTACCTCCACATTTTTGACATTAATCATTCTCCCCATCCTCTATGACTGGATGGAGACGCTTATCGAGAGAAAAAGTCTTTGA